The following are encoded in a window of Cucurbita pepo subsp. pepo cultivar mu-cu-16 chromosome LG12, ASM280686v2, whole genome shotgun sequence genomic DNA:
- the LOC111806550 gene encoding protein RALF-like 33, which translates to MGISRVSALIAAFVVLAAHFLISSATAIDFSGDNEILFAPTKSECRGSIAECFLAGNNDDSGFGMEFEMDSEINRRILATTRYISYGALRRNNVPCSRRGASYYNCRPGAQANPYTRGCSAITRCRS; encoded by the coding sequence ATGGGAATCTCACGCGTTTCTGCTCTCATTGCTGCGTTCGTCGTTCTCGCTGCTCATTTTCTGATTTCATCGGCAACGGCCATCGATTTCTCCGGCGACAACGAGATTCTCTTTGCTCCGACTAAATCCGAGTGCCGAGGCTCAATCGCTGAGTGCTTTCTCGCTGGAAACAATGACGATTCCGGCTTCGGAATGGAGTTCGAGATGGACTCTGAAATCAATCGCCGAATTCTAGCGACTACTCGCTACATCAGCTATGGTGCTCTGAGGAGGAACAACGTTCCTTGCTCCCGCCGCGGCGCTTCTTACTACAACTGCCGTCCAGGCGCTCAGGCGAATCCTTACACCCGTGGTTGTAGCGCCATTACTCGCTGCCGAAGTTAA